In Kogia breviceps isolate mKogBre1 chromosome 7, mKogBre1 haplotype 1, whole genome shotgun sequence, a single window of DNA contains:
- the ZFTA gene encoding zinc finger translocation-associated protein isoform X2: MEPGGDHRSRSGGGRGGPGPAAASARGRRLPPAGSSGGTEPEEDDGGQDLQLEGGALGTWGSAPLPSSRARGPASSGRKYSDHCEARASRPGKSRIPGRDHRRYYHDHWRLEYLMDFNPARHGMVCMVCGSSLATLKLSTIKRHIRQKHPYSLHWSPREKEVISNSWDAHLGLGACGEAEGLGAQGAEEEEEDEEEEEEEGAGLQACPPKGPDDDLVPQDLTRKSRDSAPAAGAPSSQDLSPPDVKEEAGWVPERPGPAEEEELEEGERVGIPGRSPRGRDHRRHYQERWRLEYLMELDGGRRGLVCMVCGGALASLKMSTIKRHIRQRHPGSTRLSGPVRALIAQEWSEKAAHLLALGLPSPESPRDPAAPSTAAASEEGGGEEEEEPEEEEEWWGDVRLSPGEPSERPAEEEEDDEDGPEPGGLAFPPLPPPPPPPPPPPPPPPPPPRSREQRRNYQPRWRGEYLMDYDGSRRGLVCMVCGGALATLKVSTIKRHILQVHPFSMDFTPEERQTILEAYEEAALRCYGHEGFGPPAPAPRDGGADLKAGAVCRA; this comes from the exons ATGGAGCCTGGCGGGGACCACCGGAGCCGGAGCGGCGGCGGCAGGGGCGGCCCCGGGCCAGCAGCGGCCTCGGCACGGGGCCGACGGCTGCCGCCCGCTGGATCGAGCGGCGGCACGGAGCCCGAGGAGGACGACGGCG GGCAAGATCTTCAGCTGGAAGGGGGTGCCTTGGGGACCTGGGGGagtgcccccctcccctcctccagggccAGGGGACCAGCATCCTCAGGCAGGAAATACTCAGACCACTGTGAGGCCCGGGCCTCGAGGCCTGGAAAGAGCCGCATCCCTGGCCGTGACCACCGGCGCTACTACCACGACCACTGGCGGCTGGAGTACCTGATGGACTTCAACCCTGCCCGTCACGGCATGGTGTGCATGGTGTGCGGCAGCTCCCTGGCCACCCTCAAGCTCAGCACCATCAAGCGACACATCCGCCAAAAGCACCCCTACTCCCTGCATTGGAGTCCCCGGGAGAAGGAAGTCATCAGCAACAGCTGGGATGCCCACTTGGGGCTGGGGGCCTGTGGAGAGGCTGAGGGCCTAGGGGCCCagggggctgaggaggaggaggaggacgaggaggaagaggaggaggaaggggctggCCTCCAGGCTTGCCCTCCCAAGGGCCCAG ACGATGACCTCGTCCCCCAGGACCTGACCAGAAAGAGCCGGGACTCGGCCCCCGCTGCTGGAGCCCCCTCCTCTCAGGATCTCAGCCCCCCAGACGTAAAGGAAGAGGCTGGCTGGGTCCCTGAGAGGCCCGGGccggcagaggaggaggagctggaggagggcgAGAGGGTGGGGATCCCGGGCCGGTCTCCGCGGGGCCGCGACCACCGCCGCCACTACCAGGAGCGCTGGCGGCTGGAGTACCTCATGGAGTTGGACGGCGGCCGGCGCGGCCTGGTGTGCATGGTGTGCGGGGGCGCGCTGGCCTCGCTCAAGATGAGCACCATCAAGCGGCACATCCGCCAGCGCCACCCGGGCTCCACGCGCCTCAGCGGGCCAGTCAGGGCCCTCATCGCCCAGGAGTGGAGCGAGAAGGCCGCCCACCTGCTGGCCTTGGGGCTGCCCAGCCCTGAGTCCCCCAGGGACCCTGCCGCCCCCAGCACAGCCGCAGCCTccgaggaggggggaggggaagaggaggaggagccagaggaggaggaggagtggtgGG GAGACGTCCGGCTTTCCCCTGGAGAACCGTCGGAGCGGCCCGCCGAGGAAGAGGAGGACGATGAGGACGGCCCAGAGCCCGGGGGACTCGCTTTCCCAccactgccgccgccgccgcctcccccgccgccgcctcccccgcccccgccgccgccgccccgcagCCGAGAGCAGCGGCGGAACTACCAGCCGCGCTGGCGGGGCGAGTACCTGATGGACTACGACGGCAGCCGGCGCGGCCTGGTGTGCATGGTGTGCGGGGGCGCGCTGGCCACGCTCAAGGTCAGCACCATCAAGCGGCACATTCTGCAGGTGCATCCCTTCTCCATGGACTTCACACCCGAGGAGCGCCAGACCATCCTGGAGGCCTACGAGGAGGCGGCACTACGCTGCTACGGCCACGAGGGATTTGGACCGCCCGCCCCGGCGCCGCGCGACGGCGGCGCGGACCTCAAGGCGGGCGCCGTGTGTCGGGCGTAG
- the ZFTA gene encoding zinc finger translocation-associated protein isoform X1 codes for MEPGGDHRSRSGGGRGGPGPAAASARGRRLPPAGSSGGTEPEEDDGGQDLQLEGGALGTWGSAPLPSSRARGPASSGRKYSDHCEARASRPGKSRIPGRDHRRYYHDHWRLEYLMDFNPARHGMVCMVCGSSLATLKLSTIKRHIRQKHPYSLHWSPREKEVISNSWDAHLGLGACGEAEGLGAQGAEEEEEDEEEEEEEGAGLQACPPKGPGKAPAGGGGRRQRRGGPGAPRARRRRLSASRRAGGSRGLGARRLERRLKESLQNWFRAECLMDYDPRGNRLVCMACGRALPSLHLDDIRAHVLEVHPSSLGLSGPQRSALLQAWGGQPEALSELTQSPPDDDLVPQDLTRKSRDSAPAAGAPSSQDLSPPDVKEEAGWVPERPGPAEEEELEEGERVGIPGRSPRGRDHRRHYQERWRLEYLMELDGGRRGLVCMVCGGALASLKMSTIKRHIRQRHPGSTRLSGPVRALIAQEWSEKAAHLLALGLPSPESPRDPAAPSTAAASEEGGGEEEEEPEEEEEWWGDVRLSPGEPSERPAEEEEDDEDGPEPGGLAFPPLPPPPPPPPPPPPPPPPPPRSREQRRNYQPRWRGEYLMDYDGSRRGLVCMVCGGALATLKVSTIKRHILQVHPFSMDFTPEERQTILEAYEEAALRCYGHEGFGPPAPAPRDGGADLKAGAVCRA; via the exons ATGGAGCCTGGCGGGGACCACCGGAGCCGGAGCGGCGGCGGCAGGGGCGGCCCCGGGCCAGCAGCGGCCTCGGCACGGGGCCGACGGCTGCCGCCCGCTGGATCGAGCGGCGGCACGGAGCCCGAGGAGGACGACGGCG GGCAAGATCTTCAGCTGGAAGGGGGTGCCTTGGGGACCTGGGGGagtgcccccctcccctcctccagggccAGGGGACCAGCATCCTCAGGCAGGAAATACTCAGACCACTGTGAGGCCCGGGCCTCGAGGCCTGGAAAGAGCCGCATCCCTGGCCGTGACCACCGGCGCTACTACCACGACCACTGGCGGCTGGAGTACCTGATGGACTTCAACCCTGCCCGTCACGGCATGGTGTGCATGGTGTGCGGCAGCTCCCTGGCCACCCTCAAGCTCAGCACCATCAAGCGACACATCCGCCAAAAGCACCCCTACTCCCTGCATTGGAGTCCCCGGGAGAAGGAAGTCATCAGCAACAGCTGGGATGCCCACTTGGGGCTGGGGGCCTGTGGAGAGGCTGAGGGCCTAGGGGCCCagggggctgaggaggaggaggaggacgaggaggaagaggaggaggaaggggctggCCTCCAGGCTTGCCCTCCCAAGGGCCCAG GCAAAGCCCCAGCTGGTGGGGGCGGCCGGCGCCAGCGGCGAGGGGGCCCAGGGGCACCCCGGGCTCGGCGTCGGCGCCTGTCTGCCTCCCggagggctgggggcagcagggggCTGGGTGCCCGGCGCCTGGAGCGGAGGCTGAAGGAGTCCCTGCAGAACTGGTTCCGGGCAGAGTGTCTCATGGACTATGACCCGCGGGGGAACCGGCTGGTGTGCATGGCCTGTGGCCGGGCACTACCCAGCTTGCACCTGGATGACATCCGTGCCCACGTGCTGGAGGTGCACCCCAGCTCCCTGGGGCTCAGCGGCCCCCAGCGCAGCGCCCTGCTGCAAGCCTGGGGTGGCCAGCCCGAGGCACTGTCTGAGCTCACCCAGTCCCCACCAG ACGATGACCTCGTCCCCCAGGACCTGACCAGAAAGAGCCGGGACTCGGCCCCCGCTGCTGGAGCCCCCTCCTCTCAGGATCTCAGCCCCCCAGACGTAAAGGAAGAGGCTGGCTGGGTCCCTGAGAGGCCCGGGccggcagaggaggaggagctggaggagggcgAGAGGGTGGGGATCCCGGGCCGGTCTCCGCGGGGCCGCGACCACCGCCGCCACTACCAGGAGCGCTGGCGGCTGGAGTACCTCATGGAGTTGGACGGCGGCCGGCGCGGCCTGGTGTGCATGGTGTGCGGGGGCGCGCTGGCCTCGCTCAAGATGAGCACCATCAAGCGGCACATCCGCCAGCGCCACCCGGGCTCCACGCGCCTCAGCGGGCCAGTCAGGGCCCTCATCGCCCAGGAGTGGAGCGAGAAGGCCGCCCACCTGCTGGCCTTGGGGCTGCCCAGCCCTGAGTCCCCCAGGGACCCTGCCGCCCCCAGCACAGCCGCAGCCTccgaggaggggggaggggaagaggaggaggagccagaggaggaggaggagtggtgGG GAGACGTCCGGCTTTCCCCTGGAGAACCGTCGGAGCGGCCCGCCGAGGAAGAGGAGGACGATGAGGACGGCCCAGAGCCCGGGGGACTCGCTTTCCCAccactgccgccgccgccgcctcccccgccgccgcctcccccgcccccgccgccgccgccccgcagCCGAGAGCAGCGGCGGAACTACCAGCCGCGCTGGCGGGGCGAGTACCTGATGGACTACGACGGCAGCCGGCGCGGCCTGGTGTGCATGGTGTGCGGGGGCGCGCTGGCCACGCTCAAGGTCAGCACCATCAAGCGGCACATTCTGCAGGTGCATCCCTTCTCCATGGACTTCACACCCGAGGAGCGCCAGACCATCCTGGAGGCCTACGAGGAGGCGGCACTACGCTGCTACGGCCACGAGGGATTTGGACCGCCCGCCCCGGCGCCGCGCGACGGCGGCGCGGACCTCAAGGCGGGCGCCGTGTGTCGGGCGTAG